The nucleotide window CTCCACAATTGCCTAAGGGATTGCCTATCATTCCCGATGAGTATAAACCGGAATTAAAGCTAGTCTCCCGGAAACCAATTCTTCCATCTGAAGAGGAATTAGAGCATAACAATCGCGCGCGATCAGCAAAGCTTCGTATAGCAGAAAAGCTATAAGAAAAGCGAAAGCACCCTGGTCAGCGGCGTATGGCCTGGAGCTCTCCAACTGAGATAAAGGAAACACGAAGAGCGGTAGCGATTCGATGTTGACTTATCGTAGGGCGGAGAGCGAAGGACACTAGCCGCTAGGGTGCTGAAGCTGGACAATTCTCAAGTTCGAAATTTATACTTTCTTATCTCTTAAGAAAAGCGAAAGCGCCTCGGTGCTTTCGCTAGAATAGAAAACTAATCTGGAGGGGAAATGGTTGAGTAATCTTGCCAGGAAATATTTAGAACAGCAACAAGCAGAACAAAAAGTGCAAAATAAAGGTCAAGTGAAATTAAAGAAATCCTGGCTTACTCCAGGGGAAAAAGTAATAGGCGTCGTATTCGCCGGAATGGTATGTTTTGGGGCAGTCCACCTTGTTTCAAACCAATCAAAAATTTACCAGGTTAACAAGGACATTCAATTGGTGGAAGAAAAAGTCTCAAATCAAAAAAAGGTTAATAGTGATTTACAGGTGCAAGTAAACGAATTAAGTTCCTATGATCGAATTTTTAAAAAGGCAGAGGAAATGGGTCTTTTTAGAGATGAAAATAACGTCAAGGTTGTGCAGAAAAAATGAACAAGAAACAGCCATATATGAATGTAGGAGCAGCGATATTGTTTGCGATATTCGGCCTGCTCTTTTTTGTATTGATCTGCAGGTATTTTTCGATTCAAATTTCTGGGGAAGTTAGCGGACAGCCACTTGCAGCAAAAGCTCAACAAAAATATGGCCGGGAGGGAATCCTTCCAGCCGAGCGTGGGATCATCTTTGACCGTAATGGTGAATTGGTGGCCGAGGATACAGCAGCCTATACTCTTATCGCAATTCTAGATAAAAAAATGACTGTGAATCCCAAAAAACCGAAACATGTAAAGGATCTTAATAAAACAGCACAGGAGCTTTCCAAGTATATAAATATGGAAGAAACAGAGATTTATAAAATCCTAACCACTGGGAAAGAAAAGAAAAGGTTCCAAGTCGAATTCGGTAAGGCAGGAAGAGATATTTCCTATGATACAAAGAAAAAAATAGAAGACCTTGAGCTCCCTGGTATCACATTTTCAAGGGATTCAAAACGTTTCTATCCAAATGGAATCTTTGCTTCACATTTAGTTGGATATGCTGAAATAGAGAAAAAAAAGGATGGGACTTACGTCAAACAAAAGGATGGAACCTACAAAGTAGAAGGAAAAATGGGAATTGAACAAGCCTTCAATGATGAATTAACAGGGAAAAATGGAAAAATTAATTATGAGGGAGATTTGTGGGGCTATATTCTTCCTGATGGCAAAGAAAAGATCACCCCAGCGCAGGACGGAAACGATGTATATTTGACAATCGACCAAAAAATCCAAGCCTTTTTGGAAGATGCCATGGATAATGTGGTGAAGGAATATAAACCGAAGAAAATCATCGCACTTGTGGCAGACCCGAAAACAGGGGAAATTTTGGCAATGGGTCAGCGTCCATCATTCCATCCGAAAACAAAAGAAGGAATTGATAAAAGTTGGCATAACGAAGCAATTGAAACGTCATTTGAACCAGGTTCAACCATGAAGATTTTTACCCTTGCAGCTGCCGTTCAAGAAAAAGTGTTTAACCCAAATGAAATCTATCCATCCGGTTCTTATCGGGTTACCGAGAAATCTCAAGTCATTCATGATCATAATTACTCCGGCTGGGGACCGATTACTTTTCTTGAAGGTGTTCAACGATCTTCGAATACAGCTTTTGCAAGAATTGCTAATGAAAAATTGGGGTTTGACAAATTTAGGGAATATTTAACTAAATTTGGATTTGATAAACCAACAGGAATCGAACTTCCGAATGAAACATCAGGAAAAATTCAATATACCTATCCAATAGAAAAAGTCACTACCGCTTATGGTCAAGGAACAGCGATTACACCGATTCAACAAATTCAAGCAGCTACTGCAATTGCGAATGATGGAAAAATGGTAAAGCCGCATGTGGTTGAAAAGATTGTTAATCATGATACTGGTGAAACAATTAAAAAAATGACACCAGAGGTTGTATCAACGCCAATTTCTGCGGAGACGGCGAAGGAAGTAAGAGATATATTGGAAACAGTTGTTACCTCTCCAAAAGGTACTGGAGGACTATATAAACTTGATGGTTACAGTGTGGCAGGTAAGACAGGGACTGCTAATATCCCTGGACCTAATGGAAAATATTTAACTGGTACAGATAATTATATATTTTCATTTTTAGGCATGGCACCCAAAGATAATCCTAAATTAATTGTTTATGTGGCAGTTCAACAGCCTGAAGGATTAGAAAATTATGGGCAAGGAGCGATTCCTGTTTCAATGATTTTTAATCCTGTGATGAAGAACAGTCTGCATTACTTAAATATCCAACCATCTATGCTTGAAAAGGCTGTAGTTAATAAACTACCTAATCTTAAGGGACAAGCGACCGAGGAAGCTGTAAAGAATCTAAAAGAAAATGGCTTTGAAACAGTTGTGCTCGGCAATGGAACAAAAGTTATTGGACAGCTGCCAAAAGCCGGGACGACTGTTTTGGAAGGTGAAAAGATAGTCATCCAAACCGAAGGTGATCTGACGGCACCGGATATGACAGGATGGTCACTTAGGGATGTTATGAAAGTTTCTACCATTGCCGGAATAAAATTAACTTCAAAAGGTCAGGGATATGTCACTAAGCAAAATATTACGCCAAACACTCTCTTAAAGAGTGGGGATTTCCTTATTGTTGATTTAATAACCCCTGAAGAACAATGGAATGCAGAAATGAAAACAACAAAAGATGAAACTGGAAAAAAGAAGGATGAACAAGATAAGAAAGTGCAAGATTAATCGTTAATCCCGCTTATTAGCGGGATTTTTGCTTTTCAGTGGACAGATGTAATTACGTTCTATTAGAACAGGTACAAGCATATAAATGAACGATAATGGAATGCAGTGCGTGATAAAGGAGGATTATTCATTGTATGCGTGTTTCTAATGTAACTGTCCGTAAACGGCTTATGATTGCTCTATTCGTTGGCATCCTTACCTTCTTAATAATTGATGTTCGGCTGGGGTATGTCCAATTTATCCTTGGTGACATGCTGACTGATGGAGCAAAAGGATCTTGGAGCCGGAATATCCCTTTTGAACCTGAGCGAGGCAAAATAGTTGATCGGAATGGGGTACCGTTAGCAACGAATATTAGTGCCCCTACTGTTTATGTGATTCCAAAACAGGTAAAAGACCCGGCAGCGACGGCTGAAAAGTTAGCAGCAGTGCTGGATATGCCAAAGGAAAAAGCATATCGGGACATAACAAAGGGTGCTTCGTCCGTCCGGATTAAGGAAGGCAGAAAAATATCTCACGAAAAGGCAAAGGAAATTAGAGCCCTTGATCTTGAAGGTGTTTACATTGGAGAAGATTCAAAACGGCATTATCCAAATGGGAGTTATCTTTCCCACGTTCTAGGATTTACAGGGGTGGACAACCAAGGATTAATGGGACTTGAAAAGTACTACGACAAAGAGCTAAGTGGTGAACGCGGAGCAGTAAAATTTTACGCCAATGCCAAGGGTGAAAGAATGAATGATATGGCTGACGATTATGAGCATCCCATAAACGGCCTTGATTTGAAACTAACGATTGATTCAAAAATAGAGACAATTATCGAAAGGGAACTGGATATTGCTGAAGCAAAATATAATCCAGATGGAATTGTAGCGATTGCTATGAATCCAAATAGCGGCGAAATATTAGGAATGTCAAGCAGACCGACATTTGACCCGGCTAACTTCCGCAATGTTCCACAAGAGGTTTATAACCGGAATCTTCCAGTATGGTCAACGTATGAGCCAGGTTCTACCTTTAAAATTATTACCCTTGCCGCAGCACTGAATGAAGGAAAGGTTGACTTGGAAAAAGATCATTTTCATGATTCAGGGTCAGTACAAGTTGCTGGTGCGAGGTTAAAATGCTGGAAAAGAGGGGGGCATGGGAGTCAAACCTTTTTAGAGGTTGTTCAAAATTCCTGTAACCCGGGGTTTGTAGAATTAGGTGATCGATTAGGAAAAGACAAGCTATTTAAATATATAAAGGATTTTGGCTTTGGACAAAAGACTGGAATTGATTTGCAAGGGGAAGGAACGGGTATTTTGTTTAACTTGAACCGAGTGGGTCCTGTTGAACAAGCCACAACCGCCTTTGGTCAGGGTGTTTCGGTAACGCCCATCCAGCAGGTAACAGCCGTTTCAGCAGCCGTTAATGGCGGGATTCTTTACAAGCCGTTCATCGCAAAGGAGTTAATTGATCCAGTTACAAACGAAGTAGTGATGAGAAATACTCCGGTAGAAAAAAGACGAGTGATTACTGAAGAAACATCAAAGGAGATCCGCAATGCTCTGGAAAGCGTTGTGGCGCAAGGAACAGGCGGCAAAGCATTTGTTGAGGGATATCGTGTTGGCGGTAAAACAGGAACGGCACAAAAGGCACAAGGGGGTAGATACTTAGAAAATAACTATATTGTTTCTTTTGTAGGTTTCGCACCCGCTGATGATCCCCAGATTGTTGTTTATGTGGCAGTGGATAATCCCAAAGGTGTTACCGCCTTTGGGGGAACCATTAGCGCTCCAATTGTCGGTAATATAATGAAGGATGGCCTAAGTGCGATGGGGATAGAACCTAGAAAGGATCAAATTGAAAAGGAAATCAAGTGGCCAGATACCCCACTATTAACATTGCCAGACTTTGTAGGATTGACAAAAAGCGAACTTCAAGAGCAAATGATCAATTTGAAAGTTGATGCGAGTGGTGAAGGAGATGTCGTTGTAAAACAATCACCTGAACCGGGAACAAAGGTTAAGGAAGGCTCAAAAGTACGGCTTTATTTCGGTAATGGGGAATAGCCGACATAAGAGGAATAATCAACAAAAGGCGGTCGGAATGTGTTCCGCCGCCTAAAATTTTATTAAGCTTTCAATACTAAATGGAAAAATAAAATGTTTTAATGTAAAATAAGATGGAACTTTCAAGAGAAGGTTAATTAGGTAAAGAGTGATAAAAAGATTTTTGGACGGTTATGAGAGGATTTGAGAGAAAATGAGGTTACAAAAGCTGCTTGAATATTTGCATCCGATCCATCCTTATATGGGGGAAGACCCGGAAATCACTTCAATTGAAAATGATAACCGGAAGGTGCAAAAAGGGAGCTTGTTTATTTGTATTAATGGCTATACTGTGGATGGGCATGATTTTGCAGCGTCTGCTGTTAATAATGGGGCTGCAGCAATCCTTGCTGAGCGTCCGTTAGACCTGGATGTACCTATAGTCGTTGTTAACGATACAACAAGAGCTATGGCAGTGCTAGCTGATAGCTTTTACGGACAGCCAACGAAAAGGCTGCAATTAATTGGCATCACAGGAACAAACGGAAAAACGACCACCAGTCACTTGGTTGAAAAAATATTTGCCGATACTGGGAAAACAACAGGCTTGATCGGTACCATGTATACGAAGATTGCCGAAAAGACATTGGAAACAAAAAACACAACTCCAGAAAGCCTGACACTTCAAAAAACATTTCACCATATGGTAGAGGCTGGTGTCAGTCATGCGGTAATGGAGGTTTCATCGCATGCCCTTGACTTAGGCAGGGTCCACGGATGTGATTTTGATATTGCTGTTTTTACTAACCTTACACAGGATCATCTTGATTACCATAAAACGATGGCGGAATATAAGCGGGCAAAAAGTATGTTGTTTGCCCAGCTTGGCAACTCCTTCGATAAAAACAAACCGAAATTTGCAGTCTTAAATGCAGATGACCCCGCATCAGAAATGTTTAGCAGGTCAACGGCTGCACATGTGGTTACATACGGAATAGATCAGAAGGCAGATCTGCAAGCTCAAAATATTCAAATGACACCAAAAGGAACAAATTTTGATCTTGTTATGAAGGGTGCCATCTATCCGGTTCACATGCAATTAATTGGTAAATTTAGCGTTTATAATGTTTTAGCAAGTATTACCGTTGCGTTAGTTTCAGGCATTGAGATTCATACTATCATCCATTCTATCGAAGATGTTGAAGGGGTGGCTGGCAGGTTTGAACTTGTTAATGCAGGCCAGGAATTTACGGTAATAGTTGATTATGCCCATACACCTGACAGTCTAGAAAATGTATTAAAAACCATTCAACATTTCGCGCAGAATCGGGTTTTCGTTATTGTTGGCTGTGGGGGAGATCGGGATCGTACCAAACGGCCATTGATGGCACAAATTGCCTGTAATTGGGCAACAGACCCTATTTTCACCTCGGATAATCCAAGAAGTGAAGATCCGCTAGCAATATTGAAGGAAATGGAAACAGGTGTCGAAGGGAAATCATACCAAGTCATACCTGATCGAAGAGAAGCGATTCATTCGGCTGTCCGTCAGGCAGAAGCGGGAGATATTATTTTAATCGCTGGAAAAGGTCATGAAACCTATCAAACCATTGGCAATGTCGTTCATGATTTTGATGACCGAATTGTAGCCAGGGAAGCAATTGAGGGGAGATAGGTATGTATTTAGCTTTGAGTGACGTGGCAGGATTGTTTCCTGATAAACAAGGAATCCAGGATGAAATGGTGTTTCATACGATTACGGATCATGCAAATACCAATCAGCCGAAAGGTTTATTTGTAGCCATAAATAAGGAATCTGAGGATCTTTTAGAAGCGATTGCCAATGGAGCAATCGCCGCTATCTGGGATCAAGAAGAAAAACTTCCAGGATACACACCAACATATTTCCCTGTTTTTTTTACAACGGATATGGCTTGGGCGGTAAATGAGATCCTAACACATTATTATGAAAAATTAGACGGAGAATCGATTAAGCACATGGAGATTACGAACTTTATATTTTCAAATAAAAAACTTCTTAATAAAAACAAACAATCATATGATATAGCTGGGATACTAGAAAAGTTGACAAATAAACGATCGAATGATGCCGGAAGGAGGGGATAAAATGAAGGAGCAAGTTATTTTTTTCACAATTATCATGGGGTTCCTCATTTCAGTTTTACTTTCTCCCCTTTTTATTCCCTTCTTAAGAAGGTTGAAATTTGGACAAAGCATTCGGGAAGAAGGACCAAAATCACATCAAAAAAAATCAGGTACGCCAACAATGGGCGGTGTCATGATTTTATTCTCGATCATCATTACCACTTTGGTCATGATTGGGAAATACTCGGATCAAATTCCGGTTACAGCATTATTACTTATATTTGTGACATTTGGGTTCGGTTTACTCGGGTTTTTAGATGATTTTATCAAAGTGGTTTTGAAACGAAATCTAGGCCTAACTTCAAGGCAAAAGCTTTTAGGCCAAATTATTATTTCCGTTATCTTTTATTTAATCTATAAACATACAGGACTATCCACAGAAATTAATCTTCCATTTTGGGATTACTCGATTGATTTAGGCTGGGCATATGTATTTTTTATCATCTTCTGGCTTGTGGGATTCTCAAACGCAGTGAACCTTACGGACGGACTGGATGGTTTGGTATCAGGCACAGCGGCGATTGCTTTTGGAGCATTTGCTGTACTGGCGTGGAACCAAAATAATTTTGAAATTGCTGTTTTCTCGGTTGCTGTAGTTGGTGCAGTCTTAGGGTTTTTGGTTTTTAATGCCCATCCGGCAAAAGTATTTATGGGTGATACAGGATCGCTTGCACTCGGCGGTGCCATTGCAGGAATTGCCATTTTAACAAAACTTGAGATCCTGCTCATTATTATCGGCGGCGTTTTTGTCATCGAAACATTGTCCGTGATTCTTCAGGTTGCTTCTTTCAAGACCACAGGGAAACGAATTTTTCGAATGAGTCCCTTACACCATCATTATGAATTGGTGGGCTGGTCGGAGTGGCGGGTAGTCGTTACATTTTGGAGTGTTGGTTTATTATTTGCGATACTAGGTATCTATATCGAGGTGTGGTTGTAAGTGAGACAGATTGAATCGTATCAACATAAAAAAATTCTAGTGCTTGGATTGGCCAAAAGCGGTGTAACAGCCGCTACTTTGCTACATAAGCTTGGAGCATTTGTAACAGTCAACGATAAAAAGCCATTATCGGAAAATCCCGAAGCACAAGGGTTATTAGAGCAAGGGATTAAGGTGATTTGTGGTGAACATCCAATTGGACTGCTTGATGAGGGATTCGAACTGATTGTAAAAAATCCGGGAATTCCCTATCATAATCCATTGATTGAAGGGGCTATTGAAAAGGGAATCCCTGTCATTACGGAAGTAGAGCTTGCGTATGAAATTTCCGAAGCGCCATTTATTGCTATTACTGGAACGAATGGAAAGACTACTACAACAACACTACTTTTTGAAATGTTGAAAACAGGAAAGAAGCAGCCATTAATTGCCGGGAATATTGGGACAGTGGCTTCTGGTGTGGCTGAAGAGGCTACAAAGGATAATACCATTGTCATCGAATTATCCTCATTCCAGTTAATGGGAATCGAATCTTTTAATCCGAAAATTGCGATCATAACAAACCTTTATGATGCACATTTGGATTATCACGGAACACGGCAGGAATACATTCGTGCTAAAGCGAATATTACGAAAAACCAGACAGAGCTGGAATATTTAATCATAAACGCCGACCAAGAAGAAACAATGGAAATCGCACGGCAATCTAAAGCCAATATCATCCCGTTTTCCACAAAGAAAGAATTAACGGAAGGTGCTTTTCTGCGAGATGGCTGGATTATGTTTAATTGTGAAAAAGTAATGAATATCGATGAAATAGCCTTACCAGGGGTACATAATCTAGAAAATATCTTATCTTCCATGGCTGCAGCTAAACTTTCGGGGGTCGAAAATAACGCAATCCAAGAGGTGCTCAGAACCTTTACTGGTGTCAGGCACCGTTTGCAATATGTTGCTAATGTTAATGGGCGAAGGGTCTATAATGATTCAAAGGCGACGAATAGTTTAGCGACGATCAAGGCGCTGGCTGCGTTTGAAGCACCCGTGATCCTGCTTGCAGGAGGGCTTGATCGCGGTAATGAATTTGATGAATTGCTTCCCTATTTGAAACATGTGAAGGTGTTAGTCACTTTTGGTCAAACTGCCCCTAAGATTGAGCGGATCGGTCGAGAGGCGGGAATAAAAATAATCAACCGTGTCGATAATGTGGAAAAGGCAGTGCCTGAAGCATATCGATACTCCGAATCGGGGGACGTCATATTATTGTCTCCTGCCTGCGCCAGTTGGGATCAATATAAAAGTTTTGAAGTCAGGGGAGACATTTTTATCGAAGCGGTGCATAAGCTTAAATAAGGGCTTGTACAAAGGAAAGCGAAAGCGCCTGTAAAGCAGCGGGCGTATGGCCTGGAACTAGATCCTGATCTAGGTTCAGCAAAGTATACTTGCTAAGCCCTAAAACTCGTGGTTGAGGTGTATAGCGGTGCCGACAAAGAGAACAACTCCTGATTTTATTTTAATGATTGTCACTTTTACGCTGCTGGCAATAGGGCTCATTATGGTTTACAGCGCGAGTGCAATATGGGCTGAATTTAAATTTGATGATTCCTTTTTCTTTGCTAAAAGGCAAACCTTATTCGCCGGTGTCGGGGTTGCTGCCATGTTTTTTATTATGAACATTAACTATTGGACATGGAGAACTTGGGCCAAAACCATATTAATTGTTTGCTTTGTTTTGTTAGTGCTAGTCTTGATACCTGGTATTGGGAATGTTCGCAATGGCTCAAGAAGCTGGATAGGAGTAGGCGCGTTTTCGATTCAGCCTTCAGAATTTATGAAACTGGCGATGATTGCTTTTCTGGCAAAATACCTTTCAGAGCGGCAAAAGCTAATTACTTCTTTTAAAAAAGGACTTGTCCCTTCGTTGGGCCTTGCTTTTATTGCTTTTGCTATGATCATGCTCCAGCCTGATTTGGGTACAGGAACGGTTATGATGGGAACCTGCGTGGTGATGATATTTATTGCCGGTGCACGCGTCAGACATTTTGCTCTTCTGGGACTATTGGGTGTGGCGGGGTTTGTTGGCTTAATTGCTTCCGCTCCATATCGAATAAAGAGGATCACTTCGTTTTTGGATCCTTGGTCAGATCCATTAGGCAGTGGGTTTCAAATAATTCAATCCCTTTATGCAATCGGCCCCGGAGGTTTATTCGGTCTTGGTCTTGGTGAAAGCAGGCAGAAGTTCTTTTACTTACCAGAACCGCAAACAAACTTTATCTTTGCCATTCTTTCCGAAGAATTAGGGTTTATTGGCGGCTCTTTTATCCTGCTCTTGTTCGCACTATTGTTATGGCGTGGAATCCGCATTGCACTTGGGGCTCCAGATTTATATGGTAGCTTTCTTGCTGTGGGAATTATCGCCATGGTGGCCATCCAAGTGATGATTAATATCGGTGTTGTTACCGGACTAATGCCGGTAACTGGTATAACACTGCCATTTTTAAGCTATGGGGGCTCCTCATTAACCTTGATGTTGATGGCTATCGGTGTTCTCCTAAATATTAGCCGTTATTCAAGATATTAAAAATGATACCCTGTTCGGTGGCAGGGTTCTTTTTATTTTTAATCAAAATAGTTCATTACATTTAGGTAACATTCTTTTTTCATTCGCGTTTTTTCTTATGTTTTTATAGTAGAATGTGTTTAGCAACTTTTTAGAGGTGAGAAAATGAAAATAGTAGTTAGCGGTGGCGGGACTGGTGGACATATTTATCCTGCACTCGCACTGATCAGAGAAATTCAAAAAGAGAACAAAGATGCTGAGTTTCTATACATAGGTACAGTAAATGGATTGGAGAGTAAAATCGTTCCTAGGGAAAATATTGCATTTAAATCAATCCATATTACCGGATTTAAAAGAAAGCTTTCCATCGAAAATGTCAAAACGGTTTTTCGTTTTCTAAAAGGTGTGAAGGACAGCAAAAGAATACTAAAAGAATTTAAGCCTGACATTGTTATTGGAACGGGAGGATATGTGTGCGGGCCTGTTGTGTATGCTGCACATAAGCTGCGGATTCCAACAATTATTCATGAGCAAAATAGTGTACCGGGTCTGACCAACAAGTTCTTAAGCCGGTATGTAAATAAAATTGCTATTTGTTTCGAGGAAGCAAAAGCATATTTCCCTAGTGATAAAATTGCTTTCACGGGGAATCCGCGGGCTTCCGAGGTCATTGGCAAGGATGGAATAAAAGGCCGTCTATCAGCAGGTCTTAGCACAACTAAACCTGCTGTCCTCATCTTCGGTGGCAGCCGTGGTGCACGGCCAATCAACGAGTCGGTCGTGAAAGCCTTCGCTGAATTGGCTGAAAAACCCTATCAGATTCTCTATATTACAGGTGACGTCCATTATGAAGATGTCAAGAAGGAAGTAGAATTAGTTGGCAGTCCAAACAATGTAGTGATAAAGCCGTTTATTCACAATATGCCGGAAGTTCTTGCTGGAATTGATTTGGTTGTATCAAGAGCGGGAGCAACTACTCTTGCCGAAATTACTTCACTTGGTATTCCAAGCATCCTTGTCCCAAGTCCGTATGTGACAAATAATCATCAAGAAAAAAATGCCCGGTCATTAAGTGATCATGGTGCCGCAGAATTGCTTTTAGAAAAGGATCTAAATAATAAAAGTCTTGTGAATCACATTGATCGAATTCTCCTGAATAAGGATAATTTACAAGACATGAAACTAAAAGCTAAAAAAATGGGTGTCCCGGATTCAGCTAGCAGACTTTACGCTGTAATGAAACAACTTATTAAAAAGTAAAGCAAAGGTAGCCCAAAATATTTTTGTGCATAAACTGAAATAAACGCATCTTGAAAGTAAGGGTGGTAAACATGAACGCAATTTTAACAGAATTGCAAAATTTAAATATTGGGAAAGTGAAACAAAATGAGCCCCTTCTTAATCACACAACAATAAAAATTGGCGGCCCAGCTGATCTTTTTATTGAGCCTTCATCAGTGGAAAATTTAAAACAGGTAATGACCGTGATAAAAAAACACCGTCTTAATTGGCGTGCGATTGGCAGGGGTTCCAACCTATTAGTATCTGACAAAGGGATTGAGGGAGCAGTGATTAAACTCGGTTCTGGTTTAGGACATCTTGAGGTAAATGGTACCGAGATTACAGTCGGAGGCGGTCACTCACTTGTCAGCTTATCCACCATAATCAGTAAAAAAGGGCTGACGGGACTTGAATTTGCCAGTGGGATCCCAGGGTCTGTCGGCGGAGCAGTTTATATGAATGCCGGTGCGCATGGCTCAGATATTAGCAAAGTATTAACGAGGGCACATATATTATTTGACGATGGAACGATGGAGTGGCTTTCGAATGAAGAAATGGAGTTCTCCTACAGAACGTCCGTTCTGCAGAAGAAACGACCGGGTATTGTTGTGGAAGCCGTTTTTCAGCTTGCGCTTGGGGAGCGCGCTGTAATAGTTGAAAAAATGCAGCACAATAAAGATTATCGAAAAGATACACAGCCGTGGAATTTTCCTTGTGCAGGCAGTATTTTCAGAAATCCACTGCCAAATTATGCAGGAAAACTAATAGAAGTTGCCGGCTTAAAAGGATTCAGTATTGGCGGGGCAAAAATTTCTGAAATGCATGGCAATTTCATTGTTAATGCCGGAAATGCGACCGCGGGCGATGTACTTGCATTAATCCAGCATGTCAAGGATACCATTTATAGTCTTTATGAGGTGAAAATGGAAACAGAAGTGGAAATAATCGGAAGAAGATAGCCGAGGGCGTCAAATTAACGCTCCAAAATTTTAGCTTACTTTTCTTGTAAGAAATCCCTTACGAATGACAAATATTGTGTTATAATTACTGATAAACATTATACGAGGAAAAACTAATGGGAACGAATAACGGCATGATT belongs to Neobacillus sp. OS1-2 and includes:
- the spoVE gene encoding stage V sporulation protein E → MIVTFTLLAIGLIMVYSASAIWAEFKFDDSFFFAKRQTLFAGVGVAAMFFIMNINYWTWRTWAKTILIVCFVLLVLVLIPGIGNVRNGSRSWIGVGAFSIQPSEFMKLAMIAFLAKYLSERQKLITSFKKGLVPSLGLAFIAFAMIMLQPDLGTGTVMMGTCVVMIFIAGARVRHFALLGLLGVAGFVGLIASAPYRIKRITSFLDPWSDPLGSGFQIIQSLYAIGPGGLFGLGLGESRQKFFYLPEPQTNFIFAILSEELGFIGGSFILLLFALLLWRGIRIALGAPDLYGSFLAVGIIAMVAIQVMINIGVVTGLMPVTGITLPFLSYGGSSLTLMLMAIGVLLNISRYSRY
- the murD gene encoding UDP-N-acetylmuramoyl-L-alanine--D-glutamate ligase, whose translation is MRQIESYQHKKILVLGLAKSGVTAATLLHKLGAFVTVNDKKPLSENPEAQGLLEQGIKVICGEHPIGLLDEGFELIVKNPGIPYHNPLIEGAIEKGIPVITEVELAYEISEAPFIAITGTNGKTTTTTLLFEMLKTGKKQPLIAGNIGTVASGVAEEATKDNTIVIELSSFQLMGIESFNPKIAIITNLYDAHLDYHGTRQEYIRAKANITKNQTELEYLIINADQEETMEIARQSKANIIPFSTKKELTEGAFLRDGWIMFNCEKVMNIDEIALPGVHNLENILSSMAAAKLSGVENNAIQEVLRTFTGVRHRLQYVANVNGRRVYNDSKATNSLATIKALAAFEAPVILLAGGLDRGNEFDELLPYLKHVKVLVTFGQTAPKIERIGREAGIKIINRVDNVEKAVPEAYRYSESGDVILLSPACASWDQYKSFEVRGDIFIEAVHKLK
- the murG gene encoding undecaprenyldiphospho-muramoylpentapeptide beta-N-acetylglucosaminyltransferase; its protein translation is MKIVVSGGGTGGHIYPALALIREIQKENKDAEFLYIGTVNGLESKIVPRENIAFKSIHITGFKRKLSIENVKTVFRFLKGVKDSKRILKEFKPDIVIGTGGYVCGPVVYAAHKLRIPTIIHEQNSVPGLTNKFLSRYVNKIAICFEEAKAYFPSDKIAFTGNPRASEVIGKDGIKGRLSAGLSTTKPAVLIFGGSRGARPINESVVKAFAELAEKPYQILYITGDVHYEDVKKEVELVGSPNNVVIKPFIHNMPEVLAGIDLVVSRAGATTLAEITSLGIPSILVPSPYVTNNHQEKNARSLSDHGAAELLLEKDLNNKSLVNHIDRILLNKDNLQDMKLKAKKMGVPDSASRLYAVMKQLIKK
- the murB gene encoding UDP-N-acetylmuramate dehydrogenase; amino-acid sequence: MNAILTELQNLNIGKVKQNEPLLNHTTIKIGGPADLFIEPSSVENLKQVMTVIKKHRLNWRAIGRGSNLLVSDKGIEGAVIKLGSGLGHLEVNGTEITVGGGHSLVSLSTIISKKGLTGLEFASGIPGSVGGAVYMNAGAHGSDISKVLTRAHILFDDGTMEWLSNEEMEFSYRTSVLQKKRPGIVVEAVFQLALGERAVIVEKMQHNKDYRKDTQPWNFPCAGSIFRNPLPNYAGKLIEVAGLKGFSIGGAKISEMHGNFIVNAGNATAGDVLALIQHVKDTIYSLYEVKMETEVEIIGRR